In the genome of Hymenobacter cellulosivorans, one region contains:
- a CDS encoding efflux RND transporter permease subunit: MIAETFIRRPVTAIVTSLVIVLVGVLAILSLPVGQYPEITPPTVSVSGTYTGADAQTVEQTVATPVEVQVNGTPGMTYLQSNSTSNGQMSMTVNFEVGTDINIAALDVQNRVGIAQPTLPQEVQRLGLVVRKRNPSILMLVAMYAPKGSHNTTFLDNYANVFIKDALLRTKGVGDIVSRADDFSMRVWLNPDKLSQLGVTAQEVTAAIQEQNAQIAAGSIGAPPAQTGQTFEYIVFVKGRLTSTAEFGDIVVKTRPDDGSVVYLKDVARLELGKFNYASNSFVDGKRAAYLLVYQAPGANALDTYENVVTTMNQLKKQFPTDLDYVIPFESASVVKVSINEVLHTLVEALVLVIIVVYLFLQSWRSTLIPVLAIPVSIIGTFIFFIPLGFTINTLTMFGFVLAIGIVVDDAIVVVEAVEHNMNERGLSPLDATLAAMREISAPVIAIALILAAVFVPVGFIPGITGRLYQQFAITIAISVIISAFVALSLTPALCVLLLKPHKRDENSRGLDKFFYKFNTWFDKVTGKYGNGVQRGIKNSRLVVIILVCIVAGTGLLFKNKAGGFIPTEDEGRLIVTFNLPEASSTERTVNTLNEVMKELGQIKGIRHYAGLGGLNAVNFSSKSNSGTVFCQLEPWEDRKDKEVQLQGLIATVTQRLSRLKEANVVVISPPAIPGLGNTGGFSFVLQEREAGGDIKNFDATLQNFLGALRKRPEIAAPFSFFTANTPGYQLTIDREKAKKLGVSISDIGTALRTYLGSAYVNDFTVYGRNFRVVTQADSMYRADISNLGQYYVRNSSGGMVPLSTLTSYKRTESAPLISHYNLFRSAEINGNAAPGYSSGDAINALKEVAAQSLPQGYGYEFSGLTREEQLASGQTVYIFALSIAFVFLFLAALYESWSVPFSVLLAVPLGAFGAILALTFLPKLTNNVYAQIGLITLIGLSAKNAILIIEFAKERVDKGMPLVDATLEAVRLRLRPIVMTSLAFILGVLPLVFASGAGAQSRQTIGWTVLGGMLSATILAIFIVPVLYVLITRLAYGKAKLAEMEANYKPDDEHGGHHDQDRLNPGPDDPKLLPAH; the protein is encoded by the coding sequence ATGATTGCAGAAACCTTTATTCGGCGCCCCGTTACGGCCATTGTCACCTCGCTGGTGATTGTGCTGGTCGGGGTGCTGGCCATCCTGAGCTTGCCCGTGGGGCAGTATCCGGAAATCACGCCGCCCACGGTATCAGTGAGTGGTACCTATACCGGCGCCGACGCCCAAACCGTGGAGCAAACCGTGGCTACGCCCGTGGAAGTGCAGGTAAACGGGACGCCGGGCATGACCTACCTGCAAAGCAATAGCACCAGCAACGGGCAGATGAGCATGACGGTGAACTTCGAGGTGGGCACCGACATCAACATCGCCGCCCTCGACGTGCAAAACCGCGTGGGCATTGCCCAGCCGACCTTGCCGCAGGAAGTGCAGCGCCTGGGCCTGGTGGTGCGCAAGCGGAACCCCAGCATTCTGATGCTGGTAGCTATGTACGCCCCCAAAGGCTCGCACAATACCACCTTCCTCGACAACTACGCCAACGTCTTTATCAAGGACGCTTTGCTGCGCACCAAGGGCGTGGGCGACATCGTGAGCCGGGCCGACGACTTCTCGATGCGGGTGTGGCTTAACCCCGATAAGCTCAGCCAACTGGGCGTGACGGCCCAGGAAGTGACGGCGGCCATTCAGGAGCAGAACGCCCAGATTGCGGCCGGCTCCATCGGGGCCCCGCCCGCCCAGACCGGGCAGACGTTTGAGTACATCGTCTTCGTGAAAGGCCGCCTGACGAGTACCGCAGAGTTTGGCGACATCGTGGTCAAGACCCGGCCCGACGACGGCTCGGTGGTCTACCTCAAGGACGTGGCCCGCTTGGAGCTGGGCAAGTTCAACTACGCCTCCAATTCCTTCGTGGACGGCAAGCGCGCCGCCTACCTGCTCGTGTATCAGGCTCCCGGCGCCAACGCCCTCGATACCTACGAGAACGTGGTAACGACCATGAACCAGCTCAAAAAGCAGTTCCCCACCGACCTCGACTACGTGATTCCCTTCGAGTCGGCCTCGGTGGTGAAAGTGTCCATCAACGAGGTGCTGCACACGCTGGTCGAGGCCCTGGTGCTGGTCATCATCGTGGTGTACCTGTTCCTGCAAAGCTGGCGCTCCACGCTGATTCCGGTACTGGCTATTCCGGTGTCCATCATCGGCACTTTTATCTTCTTTATTCCCCTGGGCTTCACCATTAACACGCTGACCATGTTCGGCTTCGTGCTAGCCATCGGGATTGTGGTCGACGACGCCATTGTGGTGGTCGAAGCCGTGGAACACAACATGAACGAGCGGGGCCTCTCGCCCCTGGACGCCACGCTGGCGGCCATGCGCGAGATTTCCGCTCCCGTTATTGCCATTGCCCTGATTCTGGCGGCGGTGTTCGTGCCCGTGGGCTTTATTCCCGGCATCACCGGCCGCCTCTATCAGCAGTTTGCCATTACCATTGCCATTTCGGTGATTATCTCAGCCTTCGTGGCTTTGTCGCTCACGCCGGCGTTGTGCGTGCTGCTGCTCAAGCCCCACAAGCGCGACGAAAATTCGCGGGGCCTCGACAAGTTTTTCTACAAGTTCAACACCTGGTTTGACAAGGTGACGGGCAAGTACGGCAACGGCGTGCAGCGCGGCATCAAGAATTCGCGCCTGGTGGTCATCATTCTGGTCTGCATTGTGGCCGGCACGGGGCTTTTGTTCAAGAACAAGGCCGGCGGCTTTATCCCGACCGAAGATGAAGGCCGTCTCATCGTGACCTTCAACCTACCCGAAGCTTCCTCGACCGAGCGCACCGTAAACACGCTGAACGAGGTGATGAAGGAGCTCGGCCAGATCAAAGGCATCCGGCACTACGCCGGTCTGGGTGGTCTGAACGCGGTAAACTTCTCGTCCAAGTCGAACAGCGGCACCGTGTTTTGCCAGCTCGAACCCTGGGAAGACCGCAAAGACAAAGAAGTGCAGCTCCAGGGTCTGATTGCGACGGTCACCCAGCGCCTGAGTCGTCTCAAGGAAGCCAACGTGGTGGTTATTTCCCCGCCCGCTATTCCGGGCCTGGGCAACACCGGCGGCTTTAGCTTCGTGCTCCAGGAGCGCGAGGCCGGCGGCGACATCAAGAACTTCGACGCCACGCTCCAGAACTTTCTAGGTGCCTTGCGCAAACGGCCCGAAATTGCGGCGCCCTTCTCCTTCTTCACTGCCAACACGCCCGGCTACCAGCTCACGATTGATAGAGAAAAAGCCAAGAAGCTCGGCGTATCCATCTCCGACATTGGCACGGCCCTGCGCACCTACCTGGGCTCGGCCTACGTGAACGACTTTACCGTGTACGGCCGCAACTTCCGCGTCGTGACCCAGGCCGACAGCATGTACCGCGCCGACATCTCGAACCTGGGTCAGTACTACGTGCGCAACTCCTCGGGTGGCATGGTGCCCCTGAGCACGCTCACCAGCTATAAGCGCACCGAGTCGGCCCCGCTGATTTCGCACTACAACCTGTTCCGCTCGGCCGAAATCAACGGTAACGCCGCCCCGGGCTATTCTTCCGGCGACGCTATCAACGCCCTCAAAGAGGTAGCGGCCCAGTCATTGCCCCAGGGTTACGGCTACGAATTCTCAGGCCTGACGCGGGAAGAGCAGCTGGCCAGCGGCCAAACCGTCTACATCTTCGCCCTGTCCATTGCCTTCGTGTTTCTGTTCCTGGCGGCCTTGTACGAAAGCTGGTCGGTGCCTTTCTCGGTGCTGCTGGCCGTGCCCCTGGGCGCTTTCGGCGCTATCCTGGCCCTCACGTTTTTGCCCAAGCTCACCAACAACGTCTACGCCCAGATTGGTCTGATTACGCTGATCGGCTTGTCGGCCAAAAATGCCATCCTGATTATCGAGTTTGCCAAGGAGCGGGTAGATAAGGGCATGCCGCTGGTCGATGCCACGCTCGAAGCCGTGCGTCTGCGGCTGCGTCCCATCGTCATGACCTCGTTGGCCTTTATCTTGGGCGTGCTGCCGCTGGTGTTTGCCTCCGGCGCCGGGGCCCAGAGCCGGCAGACCATCGGCTGGACGGTGCTCGGCGGCATGCTCTCGGCTACGATTCTGGCCATTTTTATCGTGCCGGTGCTCTACGTGCTTATCACTCGCCTGGCCTACGGCAAAGCCAAGCTGGCCGAAATGGAAGCCAACTACAAGCCCGACGACGAGCACGGTGGCCACCACGACCAGGACCGCCTCAACCCTGGTCCTGACGACCCCAAGCTGCTGCCGGCCCACTAA
- a CDS encoding efflux RND transporter periplasmic adaptor subunit, protein MKKTILALSYASGLLFMASCGNKEADKPAGPPPATPVTLVDARTTDAVYYDEYPATVVAINNVELRSQVAGFITGIFFKEGDVVTKGKTLYEIDRRKYEAAYQQALAGLRSTQAVVQNAKVNLDRYQRLAQQDAIARQIVDNAQTSYATAQSQVAVAQAGVAAARTDLSYSLITAPFSGRIGISQVRLGSQVSPGSTLLNTISGEDPMGVDFVITESDLARFVDLQRTAGGRGDSTFRLVLPDGTRYTEPGKILAIDRGVNQQTGTVQIRVQFSNPKRQLKDGMSAVLRVLNRQSGRRLVIPFKAVVEQMGENFVFIAGDSSKARQRKVQLGPRLRDQIVIMEGIKEGDKVVTEGLNRLRDGGQITTAAPAAAPTAAK, encoded by the coding sequence ATGAAAAAAACGATTCTTGCCCTCTCCTACGCATCCGGCCTGCTGTTTATGGCCAGCTGCGGCAACAAAGAGGCCGACAAGCCCGCCGGTCCGCCGCCAGCTACGCCCGTAACCCTGGTAGACGCCCGCACCACCGACGCGGTGTATTACGACGAGTATCCGGCTACCGTGGTGGCCATCAATAACGTGGAGCTGCGCAGCCAGGTGGCGGGCTTCATTACCGGCATCTTCTTCAAGGAAGGCGACGTGGTGACGAAGGGCAAAACGCTCTATGAAATCGACCGGCGCAAGTACGAGGCCGCCTATCAGCAGGCCCTGGCGGGCCTGCGCAGCACCCAGGCCGTGGTGCAAAACGCTAAAGTGAACCTGGACCGCTACCAGCGCCTGGCCCAGCAAGACGCCATTGCCCGCCAGATCGTCGATAACGCCCAGACCTCCTACGCCACGGCCCAGAGCCAGGTAGCAGTGGCCCAGGCCGGCGTGGCCGCGGCCCGCACCGACCTCAGCTACTCCCTGATTACAGCCCCGTTCTCGGGCCGTATCGGTATTTCGCAGGTGCGCCTGGGTTCCCAGGTTAGTCCGGGCTCGACGCTGCTCAACACCATCAGCGGGGAGGACCCGATGGGCGTGGATTTCGTGATTACCGAGTCGGATTTGGCTCGTTTCGTAGACTTGCAGCGCACCGCTGGCGGCCGGGGCGACTCGACCTTCCGCCTAGTGCTGCCCGACGGTACCCGCTACACTGAGCCGGGCAAGATCCTGGCCATCGACCGGGGCGTCAACCAGCAAACGGGGACTGTGCAGATTCGAGTGCAGTTCAGCAACCCCAAGCGCCAGCTCAAGGACGGCATGAGCGCCGTGCTGCGAGTGCTCAACCGGCAGTCGGGCCGCCGCCTCGTTATTCCCTTCAAGGCTGTGGTGGAGCAGATGGGTGAAAACTTCGTCTTCATTGCCGGCGACTCCAGCAAGGCCCGCCAGCGCAAGGTACAGCTCGGCCCCCGCCTGCGCGACCAGATCGTGATTATGGAAGGCATCAAGGAAGGCGACAAAGTCGTGACCGAGGGCCTGAACCGCCTGCGCGACGGGGGCCAGATTACGACCGCCGCCCCGGCCGCAGCGCCCACCGCCGCTAAGTAA
- a CDS encoding TolC family protein — MKKNQQAVWSLFGLFLLAPFLALAQPTAPPTTSQYTLEQCLQFALQNQPLLRQARIDEEANEATIRIGLAGWLPQVNLNATGQHYFQLPYTVFPNAEGVNVPRQIGLRNTSTIGIGATQAIYNNDVQLALRSARPSRQFYQQNSTNVRINVVSDVSKAFYDVLLSQRQLDVLSEDIVRLQRSLKDAKARYDVGIVDKIDYKQAEISLNNSIVARKQAVEAIKAKSAYLKELMGLAGAQPLALQYDTLRLTQDAVVDTAVALDAANRIEIQQLQTQKVLQQAQISYYRWGFLPALSAFGNYNSVFQNNNFGDLYSQRFPSSYAGLQLSLPIFQGGRRLQNLRRERLTDQRLDQDIVATRNRINTEFEQALATYKGYYADYLIGQRNLALSKEVYSVVDLQYREGIKTYLDVIVAQTTLRTAQLNYYSALFQVLSSKVDLLRAQGSLPVAY; from the coding sequence ATGAAAAAAAATCAACAAGCTGTCTGGTCACTGTTTGGCCTTTTTCTGCTTGCCCCCTTCCTGGCTTTGGCGCAGCCCACCGCGCCGCCAACCACCAGCCAGTACACCCTGGAACAGTGCCTCCAGTTTGCCCTTCAGAATCAGCCCCTACTGCGTCAGGCCCGCATCGATGAGGAAGCCAACGAGGCCACCATCCGCATCGGGCTGGCCGGCTGGCTGCCCCAGGTAAACCTTAACGCCACCGGCCAGCATTATTTCCAGCTGCCCTACACGGTGTTTCCCAACGCTGAGGGCGTAAACGTGCCGCGCCAGATTGGTTTGCGCAACACGTCCACTATTGGTATAGGCGCCACCCAAGCTATTTACAACAATGACGTGCAGCTGGCCTTGCGCAGCGCCCGGCCGTCGCGGCAGTTCTACCAACAGAATTCTACCAACGTCCGCATCAACGTGGTGTCGGACGTGAGCAAGGCGTTCTACGACGTGCTGCTTTCCCAGCGCCAGCTCGACGTGCTCAGCGAGGACATCGTGCGGCTCCAGCGCAGCCTAAAGGACGCCAAGGCCCGCTACGACGTGGGCATCGTGGATAAAATCGACTATAAGCAGGCCGAAATTTCGCTGAATAACTCCATCGTAGCCCGAAAGCAGGCAGTGGAGGCTATCAAGGCTAAGTCGGCCTACCTGAAGGAACTCATGGGCCTAGCCGGCGCCCAGCCCCTGGCTCTGCAGTACGACACCCTGCGGCTGACGCAAGACGCGGTGGTAGACACGGCAGTGGCCCTGGACGCGGCTAACCGCATCGAAATACAGCAGCTCCAAACCCAGAAAGTGCTGCAGCAGGCCCAGATCAGCTATTACCGCTGGGGCTTTCTGCCGGCGCTGTCGGCCTTTGGCAACTACAACTCGGTGTTCCAGAACAACAACTTCGGTGACCTCTACAGCCAGCGCTTCCCCAGTTCCTACGCTGGCCTGCAGCTGAGCCTACCGATTTTCCAGGGCGGGCGGCGCCTGCAGAATCTGCGCCGCGAGCGGCTCACCGACCAGCGCCTCGACCAGGACATCGTAGCTACCCGCAACCGCATCAACACCGAGTTTGAGCAGGCCCTGGCTACCTACAAGGGCTACTATGCCGACTACCTCATCGGGCAGCGCAACCTGGCCTTGTCTAAGGAAGTGTATTCGGTGGTGGATTTGCAGTACCGCGAGGGTATCAAGACCTACCTCGACGTGATTGTGGCCCAAACCACGCTGCGCACGGCCCAGCTCAACTACTACAGCGCCCTGTTCCAGGTGCTCAGCAGCAAAGTCGACCTGCTGCGTGCCCAGGGCAGCCTGCCCGTTGCTTATTAG
- a CDS encoding TSUP family transporter: MTLPLPSEVALPPLAPPATAAPAGNNLFPVFLKLEKFRVLVVGGGAVGLEKLAAILGNSPATAVTVVSETFLPGILLLSEQHPQLQLRHHAYTHVDLVGHDIIFVATDNPVLNRGIKAHAADLGLLCNVADTPDECDFYLGSIVQKGDLKIAISTNGKSPTVAKRLRTVLADALPNELQEVLQHMTIIRGKLAGDFANKVKSLNAVTAELAGGPAYESPAAARWRKIATASLLAFAGMLVFNILSYYVTWDQVWGVASNARMFYIFVAIGFGAQIVDGLLGMGYGVVTAISLMSINIAPAAVSASIHTAEMFASGASGYHHYRFGNVNKKLFKVLLIPGVLGAITGAYLLSRFGETYGAYVKPLLALYLLLLGTRILTKAFSKPGKARTKHKKLGLLAAAGGFLDSFGGGGWGPLVTSTLIAGGRTPQYVIGSVSVTEFFVTFASAVTFFATIGITHWQIILGLVVGGIAAAPFAARLTGRIPTRWMFVGVGLMVIVWSLWALRKLFM, translated from the coding sequence ATGACCTTGCCTCTTCCTTCCGAAGTAGCCTTGCCTCCGCTGGCCCCGCCCGCCACGGCTGCCCCGGCTGGCAACAACCTGTTTCCGGTGTTCCTGAAGCTGGAGAAGTTTCGGGTGCTGGTGGTGGGCGGCGGCGCCGTAGGCCTGGAAAAGCTGGCCGCCATTCTGGGCAACAGCCCGGCCACGGCCGTTACGGTGGTCAGTGAGACGTTTCTGCCCGGCATCCTGCTGCTCTCCGAGCAGCACCCGCAGCTGCAACTGCGTCACCACGCCTACACCCATGTCGATTTGGTAGGCCACGATATCATCTTCGTGGCCACCGACAACCCGGTGCTCAACCGCGGCATCAAGGCCCACGCCGCCGACCTGGGTCTGCTCTGCAACGTGGCCGACACGCCCGACGAGTGCGACTTTTACCTGGGCTCCATCGTACAGAAAGGCGACCTGAAAATTGCCATTTCTACCAACGGCAAGTCACCCACGGTGGCCAAGCGCCTGCGCACGGTGCTGGCCGATGCCCTGCCCAACGAGCTGCAGGAAGTCTTGCAGCACATGACCATCATCCGGGGCAAGCTGGCCGGCGACTTTGCTAACAAGGTCAAGTCGCTAAACGCCGTGACGGCCGAGCTGGCCGGTGGGCCAGCGTATGAGTCGCCGGCGGCGGCGCGCTGGCGCAAGATTGCCACGGCCTCTCTGCTGGCCTTCGCCGGCATGCTGGTCTTTAATATCCTCTCGTATTACGTCACCTGGGACCAGGTCTGGGGCGTAGCTTCCAATGCCCGGATGTTCTACATCTTCGTGGCCATTGGCTTCGGGGCCCAGATTGTGGATGGGCTGCTGGGCATGGGCTACGGCGTCGTGACAGCCATTAGTCTGATGAGCATTAACATTGCGCCGGCGGCCGTGAGTGCCAGCATTCATACCGCCGAAATGTTTGCCAGCGGGGCCTCGGGCTACCACCACTACCGCTTCGGCAACGTGAATAAGAAGCTGTTCAAGGTGCTGCTGATTCCGGGTGTGCTTGGGGCCATTACGGGTGCTTATCTGCTGTCCCGCTTCGGCGAAACCTATGGGGCCTACGTCAAGCCCTTGCTGGCCCTGTACCTGCTGCTGCTCGGGACTCGTATCCTGACCAAAGCCTTCAGCAAGCCCGGTAAAGCCCGCACCAAGCACAAGAAACTCGGGCTGCTGGCCGCGGCCGGCGGCTTTCTCGACTCCTTCGGCGGCGGGGGCTGGGGTCCATTGGTTACTAGCACCCTTATTGCCGGGGGCCGCACGCCGCAGTACGTCATCGGCTCGGTCAGCGTCACGGAGTTCTTTGTGACCTTTGCCAGCGCCGTTACTTTTTTTGCCACCATCGGCATCACTCACTGGCAGATTATCCTGGGCCTGGTGGTAGGCGGTATTGCCGCTGCGCCATTTGCCGCCCGCCTGACCGGCCGCATTCCCACGCGCTGGATGTTCGTGGGCGTGGGCCTGATGGTGATTGTGTGGAGCCTGTGGGCCCTGCGCAAGCTGTTTATGTAA
- the cysI gene encoding assimilatory sulfite reductase (NADPH) hemoprotein subunit, whose product MAETIKLSEVEHVKDASNYLRGTIDESLQNRVTGALNPDDTHLIKFHGSYQQTDRDLESERKRQKLEPLYSFMIRVRVPGGVASADQWQRMDALSDAYANGTIKLTTRQTFQLHGVLKRDLQQTIAGFNQVLMDSIAGCGDVNRNVMCSSNPQESELHRQVYETSVAISNHLTPRTTAYWDLWLNGESTYSSAINEGEQEDFEPIYGKTYLPRKFKIALAVPPTNDADVFANDIGLIAIEHKGQLLGFNVAIGGGMGMTFGMPETYPRLADLIGFVPADKVVDVCEKVLTIQRDWGNRENRKFSRLKYTIDKFGLDAFVAELHQRLGYALTPARPYRFETSGDAFGWSGGKDGQAHVTLHIEGGRVYDKPGYLLKTALREIAGFHTGEFRLTGNQNLTIANVSPKHRARLQTILEENGVWSKTEKQTTLRLNALACVALNTCSLAFAEAERYLPQLLDRIDQVIRANNLTDDGILIRMTGCPNGCARPYLGEIGLVGRAIGRYNLYLGANHAGERLNKLYREMLDEDGILQELTPLLEAYAAERQPAERFGDFVVRRGVVATTTHGQNFHA is encoded by the coding sequence ATGGCTGAGACTATAAAGCTTTCCGAAGTCGAGCACGTCAAGGACGCTAGCAACTACCTACGCGGTACCATCGACGAGAGCCTGCAGAACCGGGTGACGGGTGCTCTGAACCCCGACGACACCCACCTGATTAAGTTTCACGGCTCCTACCAGCAAACCGACCGGGACCTGGAAAGTGAGCGGAAACGCCAGAAACTGGAGCCGCTCTACTCCTTCATGATTCGGGTGCGGGTGCCCGGCGGCGTGGCCTCGGCCGACCAGTGGCAGCGCATGGACGCCCTGAGCGACGCCTACGCCAACGGCACGATCAAGCTCACCACCCGCCAGACCTTCCAGCTCCACGGCGTACTCAAGCGCGACTTACAGCAGACCATTGCCGGCTTCAACCAGGTGCTGATGGACAGCATAGCGGGCTGCGGCGACGTGAACCGCAACGTGATGTGCAGCTCCAATCCCCAGGAATCCGAATTGCACCGGCAGGTGTACGAAACCTCGGTGGCCATCAGCAACCACCTCACGCCCCGCACCACGGCCTACTGGGATTTGTGGCTGAACGGCGAATCGACCTACTCCAGCGCCATCAATGAGGGCGAGCAGGAAGACTTCGAGCCGATTTACGGCAAGACGTATTTGCCCCGCAAGTTCAAGATTGCCCTGGCCGTGCCGCCGACCAACGACGCCGACGTGTTTGCCAACGACATTGGCCTGATTGCCATTGAGCACAAAGGCCAGCTGCTGGGCTTCAACGTGGCCATCGGCGGCGGTATGGGCATGACCTTCGGGATGCCCGAAACGTACCCGCGCCTGGCCGACCTTATCGGCTTCGTACCGGCCGATAAAGTGGTGGACGTGTGCGAGAAAGTACTGACGATTCAGCGCGACTGGGGCAACCGCGAAAACCGCAAGTTTAGCCGCCTCAAGTACACCATCGACAAATTCGGCCTCGACGCCTTCGTGGCTGAACTGCACCAGCGCCTGGGCTACGCGCTAACTCCGGCCCGCCCTTACCGCTTCGAAACCTCGGGGGATGCTTTCGGCTGGAGCGGCGGTAAGGACGGACAGGCCCACGTGACGCTGCACATCGAGGGCGGCCGGGTGTACGACAAGCCGGGCTACCTACTCAAAACCGCCCTGCGTGAAATTGCCGGTTTCCACACCGGCGAGTTTCGCCTGACCGGCAACCAGAACCTGACCATTGCCAACGTAAGTCCCAAGCACCGGGCCCGGCTGCAGACTATTCTGGAGGAAAACGGGGTGTGGAGCAAGACCGAAAAGCAAACTACGCTACGGCTTAACGCCCTGGCCTGCGTTGCGTTAAACACTTGCTCCCTGGCCTTTGCGGAAGCTGAGCGTTACCTTCCGCAGCTGCTCGACCGGATTGACCAGGTCATCCGGGCCAACAACCTGACCGACGACGGCATCCTGATTCGGATGACGGGGTGCCCCAATGGCTGCGCCCGGCCATACCTGGGCGAAATCGGCCTGGTGGGCCGCGCAATTGGCCGATATAACTTATACTTAGGGGCTAACCACGCCGGGGAGCGGCTCAACAAGCTCTACCGCGAGATGCTCGACGAGGACGGAATCCTGCAGGAACTCACGCCCCTGCTCGAAGCCTACGCCGCCGAGCGGCAGCCCGCCGAACGGTTCGGCGACTTCGTGGTGCGCCGCGGCGTCGTGGCCACTACCACCCACGGACAGAACTTCCACGCCTAG
- a CDS encoding DUF2490 domain-containing protein translates to MKRLPLLTILLFLLAAAPLHAQKEYVREQQTWLGVFNQTRFSQHWGSWTDLHLRLHDHFVESAFQSVARFGLTYYLTDDVRLTGGYAYVHHFPDGARTIGQAEHRPWQQVQWFTKFPKARLMQWVRLEERFRRTIRSNERLDEFDFNYRTRYNAALFLPLSKRGFEPGGVQFLLNNEVMMNFGKEIRLNYFDQNRLFAGLVYQVNKHAQLQGGYMHLFQQLPAGNVYRNQHTIRLFYFHNFDLRPAVATAPTPASPSPVTPQP, encoded by the coding sequence ATGAAACGCCTGCCACTGCTTACCATCCTGCTGTTCCTACTGGCCGCCGCTCCGCTGCATGCCCAAAAGGAGTACGTGCGCGAGCAGCAGACCTGGCTGGGCGTGTTCAACCAGACCCGCTTCTCCCAGCACTGGGGCTCCTGGACCGATTTGCACCTGCGCCTGCACGACCATTTTGTGGAGTCGGCTTTCCAAAGCGTGGCCCGCTTCGGGCTGACCTACTACCTCACCGACGACGTGCGCCTAACCGGGGGCTACGCCTACGTGCACCACTTCCCCGACGGGGCCCGCACCATCGGGCAGGCCGAGCACCGGCCCTGGCAGCAGGTGCAGTGGTTTACTAAATTCCCGAAGGCCCGGCTGATGCAGTGGGTGCGGCTGGAAGAACGGTTTCGGCGCACGATTCGCAGCAACGAGCGGCTCGACGAGTTCGACTTCAACTACCGCACCCGCTACAACGCGGCCCTGTTTCTGCCTCTTTCTAAGCGTGGCTTCGAGCCGGGCGGGGTACAGTTTCTCCTGAACAACGAGGTGATGATGAATTTCGGCAAGGAAATCCGCCTCAACTACTTCGACCAGAACCGCTTGTTTGCGGGCCTGGTGTATCAGGTCAACAAGCACGCCCAGCTGCAGGGCGGCTACATGCACCTGTTTCAGCAGCTGCCGGCCGGCAATGTGTACCGTAACCAACACACCATCCGGCTTTTCTACTTCCACAATTTCGATTTGCGGCCCGCCGTAGCCACGGCGCCTACGCCTGCTTCTCCTTCCCCCGTAACTCCCCAACCGTAA